In Nitrospira sp., a single genomic region encodes these proteins:
- the ligA gene encoding NAD-dependent DNA ligase LigA: MATDDIQKRLQTLREEIRRHDALYYVKDRPEISDGAYDSLFHELTELEQAHPDLITPDSPTQRVGGAPLGELAKVRHEQSMLSLDSIVDRGDILAFDQRMKRELQTEEVRYTVEPKFDGLSVELVYQGGIFARGATRGDGTTGEDVTVNLRTIRSLPLQLARGSGAPDRLVVRGEVYMRLGDFQTLNRRMTERGEEAFANPRNAAAGSLRQLDSTITASRPLTVTCYEIMGQSGPPIRTHWDELDALAQWGVPVPQLRRRCRTIDEVIAYHHETEAVRDSLPYEIDGVVVKVDDRSSQERLGSKSRSPRWALAFKFTPRKEITVVEGIAVSVGRTGTLTPLALLRPVEVGGVTISRATLHNADEVIRKDVRVGDTVKVERAGDVIPAIAERVPVPGEQRSEPFRMPQHCPICGSAVAREGAYYYCTGQPVCGAQIKGAIEHFASKAALDIDGLGRKTVAQLVDQGLVRSLADLFVLTKPQLLSLEGFADRSATLLLEAIERSKTVTLDRFLMGLGIRQVGQHIAKVLAGEFGSLEGVMEADPARLQQVLEIGPEISASLASYFSEPQNRAVIRDLLDRGLVIAEARNARPGRTGLAGGTFVFTGGLQGFTREEATRAVEEQGARVASSVSKKTSYLVAGDDPGSKLDQAKKFGVKVLNEQEFAELVKRKA; the protein is encoded by the coding sequence ATGGCCACCGACGACATTCAAAAGCGACTGCAAACACTGCGGGAAGAAATTCGCCGCCACGACGCGCTCTACTACGTCAAGGATCGACCCGAGATCTCCGACGGGGCTTATGACAGCCTATTTCACGAATTGACCGAGCTGGAGCAGGCTCACCCTGATCTCATCACCCCTGATTCCCCCACCCAGCGCGTCGGAGGCGCACCTCTGGGCGAACTGGCAAAGGTGCGGCACGAGCAGTCCATGTTGAGCCTTGATTCGATTGTGGATCGTGGGGATATCCTGGCCTTTGATCAACGCATGAAGCGGGAGCTGCAGACCGAAGAGGTCCGGTATACGGTGGAGCCGAAGTTCGACGGGTTATCGGTCGAATTGGTCTACCAAGGAGGGATCTTTGCACGCGGGGCCACGAGAGGGGATGGCACGACCGGGGAGGACGTGACGGTCAATCTGCGCACCATCCGCTCGTTGCCGCTGCAGCTGGCGCGGGGATCCGGTGCGCCGGATCGCTTGGTGGTCCGAGGCGAAGTCTATATGCGTTTGGGCGATTTTCAGACGTTGAACCGGCGGATGACGGAACGGGGCGAGGAGGCCTTCGCGAACCCACGCAACGCGGCGGCCGGATCGCTCCGGCAGTTGGATTCCACGATCACCGCATCGCGGCCGTTGACCGTGACCTGTTATGAAATCATGGGGCAGTCGGGACCGCCGATCCGGACGCACTGGGACGAACTCGACGCCTTGGCGCAATGGGGGGTGCCGGTTCCCCAGCTGCGGCGGCGTTGCCGGACGATCGACGAGGTGATCGCCTATCATCACGAAACGGAAGCGGTCCGGGATTCCCTGCCCTACGAGATCGACGGGGTGGTCGTGAAGGTGGATGACCGGAGCAGCCAAGAACGGCTGGGCTCCAAATCGAGAAGTCCGCGTTGGGCACTCGCCTTCAAATTTACACCCCGGAAGGAGATCACGGTGGTCGAAGGCATCGCTGTTTCCGTCGGACGGACCGGCACCTTGACTCCGCTGGCGCTGCTCCGGCCGGTCGAGGTCGGCGGCGTGACGATCAGCCGGGCGACTCTGCACAACGCGGACGAGGTGATCAGGAAGGACGTACGGGTGGGCGATACGGTGAAGGTCGAGCGAGCCGGAGACGTCATCCCCGCCATCGCCGAGCGGGTGCCCGTTCCGGGAGAGCAGCGCTCCGAGCCTTTCCGGATGCCCCAACATTGTCCGATCTGCGGCTCGGCGGTGGCCCGCGAAGGCGCCTACTACTATTGCACCGGCCAGCCCGTCTGCGGGGCGCAGATCAAGGGAGCCATCGAACACTTCGCCTCCAAGGCTGCGTTGGACATCGATGGGCTGGGGCGGAAGACCGTCGCTCAATTGGTGGATCAAGGATTGGTGCGTTCATTGGCGGATCTCTTCGTCCTGACCAAGCCGCAATTGCTGTCGCTGGAAGGGTTTGCCGATCGATCGGCCACCTTGCTGTTGGAGGCGATCGAACGGAGCAAGACGGTCACCCTCGATCGGTTTTTGATGGGACTCGGTATCCGTCAGGTCGGCCAACATATCGCGAAAGTGCTTGCCGGAGAGTTCGGATCGCTGGAGGGCGTGATGGAGGCGGATCCGGCCAGGCTCCAACAGGTGCTCGAAATCGGACCGGAAATCTCCGCGAGCCTCGCGTCCTACTTCTCCGAACCGCAAAATCGCGCTGTCATTCGAGACCTGCTTGACCGAGGACTCGTGATTGCCGAGGCCAGGAACGCCCGCCCCGGCCGAACCGGCCTGGCGGGCGGGACATTTGTCTTTACCGGCGGACTCCAAGGCTTTACGCGGGAGGAGGCCACACGTGCAGTGGAAGAACAGGGGGCGCGTGTCGCTTCGAGCGTGAGCAAGAAGACGTCGTACCTTGTGGCTGGGGACGACCCAGGATCCAAGCTGGACCAGGCAAAGAAATTCGGGGTGAAGGTTTTGAACGAGCAGGAATTCGCGGAGCTGGTGAAGAGGAAGGCCTAG
- the traF gene encoding conjugal transfer protein TraF: protein MAHARILPFCAAATAVLLLSAQARATEFVIVGPRAMGMGGAGVAITTDALATYWNPAGLAMTQTVDIRIQAGGQGIDRMGIAQSIHDLESFNVNDTSASNLANAQNIANRINQPGANISMNGSAGLYIKGHFGEHAFGINVSDVATGGSFVSTPVQATQPGGPNTPISLKGQMALVGLEARQIALSYAYAFADKTFAIGMTGKIIQGAAYNGSTTLTGGTDVSLRDNFGKPTLSTALSLDLGAIYRPSSWLRFGVVAKDITQPTFDSPSGEMKLGPQVRGGMAVNPYSTLTLSADVDILSNNTFVPGVKSQLLSLGAEQTILNEFLSLRIGAFKNMQDAGVPFTPTAGLGLRMYAFRLDLGGGYDFQEQGALASGSLALTF from the coding sequence ATGGCTCACGCGCGAATCCTTCCATTCTGCGCCGCGGCGACGGCGGTCCTGCTTCTATCCGCTCAGGCGAGGGCGACGGAGTTCGTGATCGTCGGACCGCGTGCGATGGGGATGGGCGGAGCCGGCGTCGCGATCACGACCGACGCGCTCGCCACGTATTGGAATCCTGCCGGGCTGGCGATGACGCAGACCGTGGACATCCGCATTCAGGCCGGCGGGCAAGGGATCGACCGGATGGGTATTGCGCAGTCGATCCACGATCTGGAATCCTTCAACGTCAACGATACCTCGGCCAGCAATCTCGCGAACGCGCAGAACATCGCCAACCGTATCAATCAGCCGGGCGCAAACATCTCCATGAACGGATCGGCCGGCCTCTACATCAAAGGCCACTTCGGGGAGCACGCCTTCGGCATCAATGTCTCCGATGTCGCCACCGGCGGCAGTTTCGTCTCGACGCCGGTCCAGGCGACCCAGCCGGGCGGTCCCAACACGCCGATCAGCCTGAAGGGGCAGATGGCCCTCGTGGGCCTCGAAGCCAGGCAGATCGCCCTCTCCTATGCCTATGCGTTTGCCGACAAGACTTTCGCTATCGGCATGACCGGGAAGATCATCCAGGGCGCGGCCTACAACGGCTCGACCACGCTGACGGGCGGCACGGACGTGTCGCTCCGAGACAACTTCGGGAAGCCCACGCTGTCCACGGCACTGAGTCTCGACCTGGGCGCGATATACCGGCCTTCCTCCTGGCTGCGCTTCGGTGTCGTGGCCAAGGACATCACGCAGCCGACCTTCGACAGCCCGTCGGGAGAAATGAAACTTGGGCCACAGGTCAGGGGCGGCATGGCCGTCAATCCCTATTCCACGCTGACCCTGTCCGCTGATGTGGACATCCTCTCCAACAATACGTTCGTGCCGGGCGTGAAGAGCCAACTGCTCAGCCTGGGCGCGGAGCAGACGATCCTCAACGAGTTCCTCTCCCTGCGGATCGGGGCGTTCAAGAACATGCAGGATGCCGGAGTTCCCTTTACGCCTACGGCGGGACTCGGCTTAAGGATGTATGCCTTCCGGCTGGACCTGGGCGGGGGATACGATTTCCAAGAACAGGGAGCGCTGGCTTCAGGGTCGCTGGCGCTCACATTCTAG
- the trpD gene encoding anthranilate phosphoribosyltransferase, whose product MMIREAIGKLADRTSLTEKEAEEVMNEIMGGAATPAQIAAYLMGLRLKGESVEEIAGSVRAMRDRAVRIAVGDPLVVDTCGTGGDGRHTFNVSTTSAFVVAGAGLTVAKHGNRSVSSKSGSADVLAALGVKIDLPTGRVADCINEIGIGFLFAPLYHGAMKHCAVPRQELGIRTMLNVLGPLTNPAGAGIQVIGVYEPRLTELLGKVLMHLGSQHAFVVHGMDGLDEITLTDRTLISEARGGVLSTYVLNPSDFGLTRVSPKELAGGSPEDNALMTKEILQGRKGPKRDMVCLNAAPALVAGHKAKTLADGFALAARTIDSGAAAEKLARLIAYTNA is encoded by the coding sequence ATGATGATCAGAGAGGCCATCGGAAAGCTGGCAGATCGCACTTCGCTGACCGAAAAGGAGGCCGAAGAGGTCATGAACGAGATCATGGGCGGGGCGGCGACCCCGGCCCAGATCGCGGCCTACCTGATGGGGCTTCGCCTCAAGGGGGAAAGTGTCGAAGAGATTGCCGGTTCCGTCAGGGCAATGCGAGACCGCGCGGTCCGCATTGCCGTCGGCGACCCGCTCGTGGTCGACACCTGCGGCACGGGAGGAGACGGGCGGCATACCTTCAACGTGTCGACCACGTCGGCATTCGTGGTGGCCGGAGCCGGGTTGACCGTGGCGAAGCACGGGAACCGATCGGTGTCCTCCAAATCAGGCAGCGCCGACGTGCTTGCCGCGCTGGGCGTGAAGATCGATTTGCCCACCGGCCGGGTCGCCGACTGCATCAACGAAATCGGCATCGGTTTTCTCTTCGCCCCGCTGTACCACGGAGCGATGAAACATTGCGCCGTTCCTCGACAAGAATTGGGCATCCGCACGATGCTGAATGTCCTGGGTCCACTGACGAATCCTGCCGGAGCCGGCATCCAGGTCATCGGCGTCTACGAGCCCCGCCTGACCGAATTGCTCGGCAAGGTCCTCATGCACCTGGGCTCGCAACACGCTTTCGTCGTGCACGGCATGGACGGACTGGACGAGATCACCTTGACCGATCGCACTCTGATCTCCGAAGCCAGGGGAGGAGTGCTGTCGACCTATGTGTTGAATCCATCCGACTTCGGACTGACCAGGGTGTCCCCGAAGGAATTGGCCGGCGGCAGCCCCGAAGACAACGCGCTCATGACGAAGGAAATCCTGCAGGGACGCAAGGGTCCGAAACGGGACATGGTCTGCCTCAACGCGGCCCCGGCGTTGGTCGCCGGGCACAAAGCCAAAACCCTTGCGGACGGATTCGCCCTGGCGGCAAGGACCATCGATTCCGGCGCTGCTGCCGAGAAGCTGGCGCGATTGATCGCCTACACGAATGCTTGA
- a CDS encoding aminodeoxychorismate/anthranilate synthase component II — MECEAHAPAHHEMRFTGDKTRETAMLLMIDNYDSFTYNLVQYFGELGEDVRVYRNDHLTIGQIEALRPDRIVISPGPCTPKEAGISVEAIKYFAGQVPLLGVCLGHQSLAAAFGGEVVRADRLMHGKTSMVRHDGNRLFRDLPNPFEATRYHSLVVKRATLPVCFDVSAETAEGEIMGLRHKSLGAEGVQFHPESILTAAGKDLLRNFLKL; from the coding sequence GTGGAGTGTGAAGCGCACGCACCGGCCCATCACGAGATGCGCTTCACCGGCGACAAGACACGGGAAACTGCGATGCTGCTGATGATCGACAACTACGATTCCTTCACCTACAACCTCGTGCAGTACTTCGGCGAGTTGGGTGAGGACGTGCGGGTCTATCGCAACGACCATCTCACCATCGGACAGATCGAAGCATTGCGTCCGGACCGTATCGTCATCTCGCCGGGCCCCTGCACGCCGAAGGAGGCCGGAATCTCGGTCGAAGCGATCAAATACTTCGCCGGTCAGGTGCCGCTCCTCGGTGTCTGCCTGGGCCACCAATCGCTTGCGGCGGCCTTCGGCGGCGAGGTGGTCAGGGCCGATCGCCTCATGCACGGCAAGACGTCCATGGTCCGCCACGATGGGAACAGGCTCTTTCGCGACCTTCCCAACCCCTTTGAGGCGACACGCTACCATTCGCTGGTCGTCAAACGGGCCACGTTGCCGGTCTGCTTCGATGTGTCGGCCGAGACCGCAGAAGGAGAAATCATGGGATTGCGCCACAAGTCGCTGGGTGCGGAAGGGGTGCAGTTCCATCCGGAATCGATTCTGACGGCGGCCGGCAAAGACTTACTCCGCAATTTCCTGAAACTGTAG
- a CDS encoding LysM peptidoglycan-binding domain-containing protein encodes MKEDQRVNTVIAASGVRVMALICGGFMLSGCVLSEKYEAEKARSLNFQRLLSQEEKRTAELDNEVKRSKRELAEYDARNRELTAQVQAVREQMSRVQEESEAIKEAALLERKARADMKRTPPAPKVHAAPPVEATPAMGDLSASSMTGLPEDTAAAQTETAVAATGHGSPTIHVVKPGETLYRISRRYGVKLETLRKWNKLPDDIIEVGQKLIVGQE; translated from the coding sequence ATGAAGGAGGACCAACGAGTGAATACGGTGATCGCAGCATCCGGTGTGAGAGTCATGGCCTTGATCTGCGGAGGGTTCATGCTGAGCGGATGCGTCCTTTCCGAAAAGTATGAAGCGGAAAAGGCGCGCAGCCTGAACTTTCAGCGCCTGCTGTCGCAGGAAGAAAAGAGGACGGCGGAACTCGACAACGAAGTCAAGCGCTCCAAGAGGGAGCTCGCGGAATACGATGCCAGAAACCGTGAATTAACCGCTCAAGTCCAGGCAGTACGGGAACAGATGAGCCGCGTGCAGGAAGAATCCGAAGCCATCAAGGAGGCCGCGCTGCTCGAGCGGAAAGCCCGAGCCGACATGAAGCGGACCCCACCAGCGCCCAAAGTCCACGCGGCCCCGCCGGTCGAGGCGACCCCGGCCATGGGCGACCTCAGCGCATCCTCCATGACCGGCTTGCCGGAGGACACCGCGGCGGCCCAAACGGAGACGGCTGTCGCCGCCACCGGACACGGATCTCCCACCATCCATGTCGTCAAGCCCGGCGAGACGCTGTACCGCATCAGCCGTCGCTACGGAGTCAAGCTCGAAACACTGCGGAAGTGGAATAAGCTGCCGGACGACATCATCGAGGTTGGGCAGAAACTGATCGTGGGCCAAGAGTAA
- the trpA gene encoding tryptophan synthase subunit alpha, which produces MTFRLDHTFSRLRDRGEAALITYVMAGDPSLQETEQLVPKLEEAGADVIELGVPFSDPIADGPVIQQAAERALRSGTSLRTILPMVSRLRQITQIPIVLMAYYNSIHAFGTERFCREAVAAGIDGLIVPDMPPDESGPLKEPAAASGLQLIFLLAPTSTEQRRAYVARQSKGFLYYVSLTGITGAKLSNVAEVGRNVEKIRKVSATPIAVGFGVATPEDAEKVAAVADGVIVGSAIVKQVAAHRQDARLVEHVAGFVHSLKTAMTSRRAPQN; this is translated from the coding sequence ATGACCTTCCGACTGGACCACACGTTTTCGAGGCTTCGAGATCGGGGAGAAGCGGCGCTGATCACCTACGTGATGGCCGGCGATCCCAGCCTGCAAGAGACGGAGCAACTCGTGCCCAAGCTCGAAGAGGCCGGCGCGGACGTGATCGAGCTGGGCGTACCGTTTTCGGATCCCATCGCCGACGGGCCGGTGATCCAACAGGCGGCGGAACGGGCGCTTCGGAGCGGAACGTCGCTTCGCACCATCCTGCCGATGGTGTCCCGACTGAGACAGATAACGCAGATCCCGATCGTGCTGATGGCCTATTACAACAGCATCCATGCGTTCGGCACGGAGCGATTTTGCCGGGAGGCGGTCGCCGCTGGAATAGACGGACTGATCGTGCCGGACATGCCTCCGGACGAATCGGGACCGCTCAAGGAACCGGCCGCCGCCTCGGGTCTGCAGCTGATTTTTCTGCTGGCCCCGACCAGTACGGAACAGCGGCGCGCGTATGTGGCCAGGCAGTCCAAGGGATTCCTCTACTACGTGTCGCTCACCGGGATCACGGGAGCCAAACTGAGCAATGTCGCCGAGGTCGGCCGCAACGTGGAAAAGATCCGCAAAGTATCCGCGACCCCCATCGCCGTCGGGTTCGGCGTCGCCACACCCGAGGACGCAGAAAAGGTCGCCGCCGTTGCGGACGGCGTGATCGTCGGCAGCGCCATCGTCAAGCAGGTCGCAGCACACAGGCAGGACGCCCGCCTCGTCGAGCACGTGGCCGGCTTCGTCCATTCCCTCAAGACCGCCATGACGTCTCGCCGCGCGCCGCAGAACTAG
- a CDS encoding phosphoribosylanthranilate isomerase produces the protein MSVTQGRLIGRIKICGITNEEDAAAAVSAGADALGFVFYRKSPRWVEPSVAARIITSLPPFVAAVGVFVNEEVKVVRDLMDSCRLALAQLHGDETAAYCLELARPAVKALRIKDRGSFLALAEFQGRAGIRGFLLDAYLDEAYGGTGRTVDRILAAEAAKTASVLLAGGLTPENVGEAIRAVRPYGVDVSSGVELSPGKKDREKVHRFIQSARQAFAT, from the coding sequence ATGTCCGTAACGCAAGGCAGATTGATCGGCAGGATCAAGATCTGCGGAATCACGAACGAGGAAGACGCGGCGGCGGCCGTATCGGCCGGAGCCGACGCGTTGGGGTTCGTGTTCTATCGCAAGAGCCCTCGATGGGTGGAGCCCTCCGTGGCAGCCCGCATCATCACATCCTTGCCGCCGTTCGTCGCGGCGGTCGGTGTGTTCGTCAACGAGGAGGTGAAGGTGGTCCGTGATCTCATGGACAGCTGCAGGCTGGCGCTGGCGCAGCTGCATGGGGACGAAACCGCCGCCTATTGCCTCGAACTCGCGCGACCGGCGGTCAAGGCTCTCCGGATCAAGGACCGCGGCAGCTTTCTCGCGTTGGCGGAATTTCAAGGGCGCGCCGGGATTCGAGGCTTCCTGCTCGACGCCTACCTCGACGAGGCCTATGGAGGAACCGGCCGCACCGTCGATCGGATCCTTGCCGCCGAGGCGGCGAAGACCGCCTCCGTGCTGCTGGCCGGCGGATTGACGCCCGAGAACGTCGGTGAGGCCATCCGAGCGGTACGACCCTACGGCGTGGACGTGAGCAGCGGCGTCGAGCTTTCCCCTGGCAAGAAGGATCGTGAGAAAGTCCATCGGTTCATCCAGTCGGCCAGACAGGCATTCGCAACCTGA
- the trpC gene encoding indole-3-glycerol phosphate synthase TrpC, whose protein sequence is MILARILEHKKAELRHKQSRGYRSELKGKIRDLSGPLGFAVALDATRTASSPALIAEVKRASPSLGLLRPEFEERFDPVAIARSYAEHGASALSVLTDRDFFRGSLDDLQAVKQAVSLPALNKEFMVEEIQFYEARAYGADAVLLIVAALEPRQLEEFHALARDLSLDVLFETHHERELDLVLERIPDARLIGINNRDLRTFSTDLGVTVRLAKRVPADKLIVSESGVHKRADVERLLEAGVHAMLVGESLIKAEAVETKIAELRGTTADRDADGKEAG, encoded by the coding sequence ATGATACTCGCGCGCATCCTGGAACATAAGAAGGCGGAACTCCGGCACAAACAGAGCCGCGGCTACCGGTCGGAGTTGAAGGGCAAGATTCGCGACCTCTCGGGACCTCTTGGGTTTGCGGTCGCGCTCGACGCGACTCGCACCGCCTCCAGCCCGGCCCTGATCGCCGAGGTCAAGCGGGCCTCTCCCAGTCTCGGATTGCTGCGGCCCGAGTTCGAGGAACGGTTCGACCCGGTCGCCATCGCGCGGTCCTATGCCGAGCATGGCGCTTCCGCGCTCTCCGTCCTGACCGATCGGGATTTCTTTCGCGGCAGCCTTGACGATCTCCAGGCCGTCAAACAAGCGGTCTCGCTGCCGGCGCTCAACAAGGAATTCATGGTCGAGGAGATCCAATTTTACGAAGCGCGGGCCTATGGCGCGGACGCCGTGCTGTTGATCGTGGCCGCGCTCGAACCCCGACAACTGGAAGAGTTTCACGCTCTGGCCCGCGACCTGTCTCTCGACGTGCTCTTCGAAACCCATCACGAGCGCGAATTGGATCTGGTGCTGGAGCGGATTCCGGACGCCCGCCTCATCGGCATCAACAACCGCGACCTCAGGACCTTCTCGACGGACCTGGGGGTCACCGTGCGACTGGCCAAGCGTGTGCCGGCCGACAAGCTGATCGTCAGCGAGAGCGGCGTCCACAAGCGGGCGGACGTCGAGCGGTTGCTGGAGGCAGGCGTTCATGCGATGCTGGTAGGCGAATCCCTCATCAAAGCGGAGGCCGTCGAGACCAAGATCGCCGAGCTTCGCGGGACGACAGCAGATCGCGACGCAGACGGAAAGGAAGCAGGGTAA
- the trpB gene encoding tryptophan synthase subunit beta: MTRKNISTRKNAPTALPDARGRFGIYGGRYVPETLMPALLQLEQEYAKARKDARFQAEFAYYLKQYVGRPTQLYYAERLTRRLGGAKIYLKREDLCHTGAHKINNAIGQGLLAKRMKKPRIIAETGAGQHGVATATVAAMFGLQCEIYMGTEDMQRQALNVFRMRLLGSTVTGVDAGSRTLKDAISEAMRDWTTNIDTTHYVLGSALGAHPYPMMVRDFQSIIGREARKQILSAEGRLPDCLIACVGGGSNSIGLFHAFLGDKKVQMIGVEAAGLGITSGKHAARFAGGRLGVLQGTMTYLLQDDDGQINLTHSVSAGLDYAAVGPEHSYLRETGRATYTSATDEEALAAFDLLAREEGIVPALESAHAIAHTVKLAPTMKRSRILLVNLSGRGDKDVQQVARMRGIAL; this comes from the coding sequence ATGACCAGAAAGAACATCTCGACCAGAAAGAACGCCCCCACCGCACTTCCCGACGCCAGAGGCCGCTTCGGCATCTACGGAGGCCGCTACGTGCCGGAAACGTTGATGCCGGCCCTCCTCCAACTGGAACAGGAATATGCGAAAGCCAGGAAGGACGCCCGTTTTCAGGCTGAGTTCGCCTATTATCTGAAGCAGTACGTCGGCCGGCCCACGCAGCTCTATTATGCGGAACGCCTCACAAGACGCCTCGGCGGTGCGAAGATCTATCTGAAGCGCGAAGACCTCTGCCACACGGGCGCCCATAAGATCAACAATGCCATCGGCCAGGGCCTGCTCGCCAAGCGCATGAAGAAACCCAGGATCATCGCGGAGACGGGCGCCGGCCAACACGGCGTCGCGACCGCGACTGTGGCGGCCATGTTCGGCCTGCAGTGCGAAATCTATATGGGCACCGAAGACATGCAGCGCCAAGCCTTGAACGTGTTCCGCATGCGACTGCTGGGTTCGACGGTGACGGGCGTCGATGCCGGAAGCCGCACGTTGAAGGACGCCATCAGCGAAGCGATGCGCGATTGGACGACCAACATCGACACGACGCATTACGTGCTCGGCTCCGCGCTCGGCGCCCACCCTTATCCCATGATGGTCCGCGACTTCCAGTCGATCATCGGCAGAGAAGCCCGCAAACAGATCCTGTCGGCCGAAGGACGTCTGCCGGACTGTCTGATCGCCTGCGTCGGAGGCGGCAGCAACTCGATCGGCCTCTTTCATGCGTTCCTCGGCGATAAGAAGGTGCAGATGATCGGCGTAGAGGCGGCCGGCCTGGGAATCACGAGCGGCAAGCACGCCGCACGGTTCGCCGGGGGCCGGCTGGGCGTCCTTCAAGGCACCATGACCTATCTGCTGCAAGACGACGACGGACAGATCAATCTGACCCATTCGGTCTCGGCCGGTCTCGACTATGCGGCCGTCGGACCGGAACACAGCTACCTCAGGGAGACCGGGCGGGCCACCTATACGTCGGCCACTGACGAAGAAGCTTTGGCGGCGTTCGACCTCTTGGCCAGGGAGGAGGGCATCGTCCCGGCACTCGAGAGCGCCCACGCGATCGCCCATACCGTCAAGCTCGCACCGACGATGAAGCGGAGCCGGATTCTCCTCGTCAACCTGTCGGGCCGAGGAGACAAAGACGTGCAGCAGGTCGCCCGCATGCGGGGGATCGCGCTATGA
- the trpE gene encoding anthranilate synthase component I, which translates to MATAGYSLSFDEFRRYAHEGNLIPLYREILADYETPVSAFAKIDHGPTAYLLESIEGGEKWARYSFLGSGSPVVICEDRGDLMIVRGKKKTRIPSRGNPLERLREHMKGFRPVTVPNLPRFVGGAVGYLSYDMVRTFEELASRPKDHLNLPDFAFLMTDTLLIFDNVAQKIKVVANAHVTSTHDRDVSRAYREATERIERMITRLRRPLRRGRPHRRRRPITFTSNLSRADFEKMVNRTKEYIRAGDVVQAVLSQRWETNVQAPPLQLYRALRVVNPSPYMYYLRVAGVELVGSSPETLVRCEDGVISVRPIAGTRRRGHTAEEDQQLERRLLADEKERAEHVMLVDLGRNDVGRVSRPGSVSVDSLMHVERYSHVMHIVSNVTGRLDPSKTSYDVLRACFPAGTVSGAPKIRAMEIIDELEPTRRGPYAGAVGYFSFSGNMDMCINIRTVVIKKHQAFVQAGAGIVADSNPDHEYEETCNKARAMMNAIELAEQGLE; encoded by the coding sequence GTGGCGACCGCCGGCTATTCATTAAGTTTCGACGAGTTTCGCCGCTACGCTCATGAAGGGAATCTGATTCCCCTCTATCGCGAGATTCTGGCGGATTACGAAACGCCCGTCTCCGCGTTCGCCAAGATCGACCACGGCCCCACCGCCTACCTCCTGGAGAGCATCGAAGGCGGGGAGAAGTGGGCACGGTATTCGTTTCTGGGCAGCGGCTCACCGGTCGTCATTTGCGAGGACCGCGGCGACTTGATGATCGTGCGGGGCAAGAAAAAGACCCGCATCCCCAGCCGGGGGAATCCACTCGAGCGACTGCGGGAGCACATGAAGGGGTTCCGTCCGGTGACGGTGCCGAATCTGCCGCGCTTCGTCGGCGGGGCCGTCGGCTACCTCAGTTACGACATGGTGCGAACCTTCGAGGAGCTCGCATCCAGGCCGAAGGACCACCTGAACCTGCCCGACTTCGCGTTTCTCATGACCGATACGCTGTTGATCTTCGACAACGTCGCGCAAAAGATCAAGGTGGTCGCCAACGCCCACGTGACCTCGACGCATGACCGGGATGTGAGTAGAGCCTACCGCGAAGCCACGGAGCGGATCGAACGCATGATCACCAGGTTGCGACGCCCCCTGCGCCGAGGTCGTCCGCATCGGCGCCGCCGTCCGATCACGTTCACCTCCAATCTGAGCCGCGCAGATTTCGAAAAGATGGTCAATCGGACCAAGGAATACATCCGGGCGGGTGATGTCGTGCAAGCCGTCTTATCCCAGCGGTGGGAGACCAATGTCCAGGCCCCGCCTCTGCAGCTCTATCGCGCCTTGCGAGTCGTCAATCCCTCTCCCTACATGTATTACCTGCGCGTAGCGGGGGTCGAACTCGTCGGCTCGTCTCCGGAAACGCTCGTTCGGTGCGAAGACGGAGTCATCTCCGTCAGACCGATCGCCGGCACGCGCCGGCGCGGCCACACGGCGGAGGAGGATCAGCAATTGGAGCGGCGGCTCCTCGCCGATGAGAAAGAACGGGCCGAGCACGTGATGCTCGTGGACCTGGGACGCAACGATGTCGGACGCGTCTCCCGGCCCGGCTCCGTGTCGGTCGACTCGCTCATGCACGTCGAACGCTATTCCCACGTCATGCACATCGTTTCGAACGTGACCGGCCGGCTCGACCCGTCCAAGACGTCCTACGACGTCCTGCGCGCCTGCTTCCCCGCCGGAACGGTCTCCGGCGCACCGAAGATCCGCGCGATGGAGATCATCGACGAGTTGGAGCCGACCCGCCGAGGCCCCTATGCCGGCGCGGTGGGGTATTTCAGTTTCTCGGGCAACATGGACATGTGCATCAACATCCGGACTGTCGTCATTAAGAAGCATCAGGCGTTTGTCCAGGCGGGCGCCGGCATCGTCGCGGATTCCAACCCCGACCACGAATACGAGGAGACCTGCAACAAGGCAAGAGCCATGATGAACGCCATCGAGCTGGCGGAACAGGGACTGGAATAA